Proteins encoded in a region of the Xylocopa sonorina isolate GNS202 chromosome 1, iyXylSono1_principal, whole genome shotgun sequence genome:
- the LOC143426107 gene encoding suppressor APC domain-containing protein 2 isoform X1 translates to MAQLQTSAVDGLPKHFVTAMRTLFDIMDDQNTGFVKFSDIEGRWQDDGTQGLPKGVLDSLKKVTPPNGLLSFERFCTGLKICLLQVQTETDCKKHDGQPNRPPSAPILIPDNQNKTVWTSPNTATIRPNNAISQQRTLSMPQLLAGRKDVNHTQLELMDGRSGTESKLNKVYGPPKPPRMGATLDSRITNSDRNFDKSEIRTVLQNWQMGLLMNDDKAMEKRQLPAVNYRSDARTLLRPTRVLGDGKAVDLQHNQVGLQPKKPLNRRREPRRHTLQNGIDYNMMKRMKQIEQEKDVLLQGLAAVDKAREWYLKQISSTQEKIKHLGRMGSHVEQWTEAQQERLELQRARVLEVNRHLAALISSWERGGLPLHMNLAFLSTPTSTQLQQDILSRLKQQNHRLTEEVSKKSQRIALLEQEKDNLVRELYNRQSGMVQSRRATMIHEQHDQTFII, encoded by the exons ATGGCACAATTACAAACTTCGGCCGTTGATGGACTGCCAAAACATTTTGTTACCGCTATGCGTACACTTTTTGATATAATGGATGATCAGAATACAGGTTTCGTCAAATTTTCGGATATTGAGGGTAGATGGCAAGATGATGGAACGCAAGGTCTTCCGAAAGGTGTATTAGACAGTCTTAAAAAAGTCACACCGCCTAATGGATTATTGTCTTTCGAAAGATTTTGTACAGGTCTTAAGATATGTTTACTGCAAGTTCAAACGGAGACTGATTGTAAGAAACACGATGGCCAACCGAACAGGCCACCGTCCGCTCCGATTCTTATTCCTGATAATCAAAACAAAACGGTGTGGACATCTCCAAATACGGCGACCATCAGACCAAACAATGCTATATCTCAACAGCGCACCTTAAGTATGCCACAATTATTAGCAGGTCGAAAGGATGTCAATCATACGCAGTTAGAACTAATGGATGGTAGAAGTGGTACCGAATCGAAGTTAAATAAGGTTTACGGACCTCCTAAACCACCACGAATGGGTGCTACGTTAGATTCTAGAATTACTAATTCCGACAGAAATTTTGACAAGTCTGAAATCCGAACTGTACTACAAAATTGGCAGATGGGTTTACTAATGAATGACGATAAAGCCATGGAGAAGAGACAACTACCAGCAGTGAACTATAGATCTGATGCTAGAACATTATTAAGACCGACTAGAGTACTGGGTGATGGAAAAGCAGTTGATTTGCAACATAACCAAGTTGGTTTACAACCTAAGAAACCATTAAACAGACGTAGAGAGCCTAGGCGTCATACGTTGCAGAATGGTATTGATTACAATATG ATGAAAAGAATGAAACAAATTGAACAAGAGAAAGATGTATTACTTCAAGGCTTAGCTGCAGTCGATAAAGCCAGAGAATGGTATTTGAAACAAATATCTTCTACTCAAGAGAAAATCAAGCATCTTGGTCGTATGGGATCTCACGTG GAACAATGGACAGAAGCGCAGCAAGAACGGTTGGAATTACAACGTGCTCGCGTACTGGAAGTAAATAGACATCTGGCTGCATTAATAAGCAGTTGGGAACGCGGTGGACTCCCTCTTCATATGAATCTTGCTTTTCTTAGTACTCCAACGTCCACGCAACTACAACAGGATATATTGTCCAGGTTAAAACAACAAAATCACAGATTAACTGAA GAAGTCAGTAAAAAAAGTCAACGGATAGCATTACTCGAACAAGAAAAAGACAATTTGGTACGTGAACTGTATAATAGACAAAGTGGTATGGTCCAATCTAGAAGAGCGACAATGATCCACGAACAACATGATCAAACATTCAT AATATGA
- the LOC143426107 gene encoding suppressor APC domain-containing protein 2 isoform X2 has product MAQLQTSAVDGLPKHFVTAMRTLFDIMDDQNTGFVKFSDIEGRWQDDGTQGLPKGVLDSLKKVTPPNGLLSFERFCTGLKICLLQVQTETDCKKHDGQPNRPPSAPILIPDNQNKTVWTSPNTATIRPNNAISQQRTLSMPQLLAGRKDVNHTQLELMDGRSGTESKLNKVYGPPKPPRMGATLDSRITNSDRNFDKSEIRTVLQNWQMGLLMNDDKAMEKRQLPAVNYRSDARTLLRPTRVLGDGKAVDLQHNQVGLQPKKPLNRRREPRRHTLQNGIDYNMMKRMKQIEQEKDVLLQGLAAVDKAREWYLKQISSTQEKIKHLGRMGSHVEQWTEAQQERLELQRARVLEVNRHLAALISSWERGGLPLHMNLAFLSTPTSTQLQQDILSRLKQQNHRLTEEVSKKSQRIALLEQEKDNLVRELYNRQSGMVQSRRATMIHEQHDQTFM; this is encoded by the exons ATGGCACAATTACAAACTTCGGCCGTTGATGGACTGCCAAAACATTTTGTTACCGCTATGCGTACACTTTTTGATATAATGGATGATCAGAATACAGGTTTCGTCAAATTTTCGGATATTGAGGGTAGATGGCAAGATGATGGAACGCAAGGTCTTCCGAAAGGTGTATTAGACAGTCTTAAAAAAGTCACACCGCCTAATGGATTATTGTCTTTCGAAAGATTTTGTACAGGTCTTAAGATATGTTTACTGCAAGTTCAAACGGAGACTGATTGTAAGAAACACGATGGCCAACCGAACAGGCCACCGTCCGCTCCGATTCTTATTCCTGATAATCAAAACAAAACGGTGTGGACATCTCCAAATACGGCGACCATCAGACCAAACAATGCTATATCTCAACAGCGCACCTTAAGTATGCCACAATTATTAGCAGGTCGAAAGGATGTCAATCATACGCAGTTAGAACTAATGGATGGTAGAAGTGGTACCGAATCGAAGTTAAATAAGGTTTACGGACCTCCTAAACCACCACGAATGGGTGCTACGTTAGATTCTAGAATTACTAATTCCGACAGAAATTTTGACAAGTCTGAAATCCGAACTGTACTACAAAATTGGCAGATGGGTTTACTAATGAATGACGATAAAGCCATGGAGAAGAGACAACTACCAGCAGTGAACTATAGATCTGATGCTAGAACATTATTAAGACCGACTAGAGTACTGGGTGATGGAAAAGCAGTTGATTTGCAACATAACCAAGTTGGTTTACAACCTAAGAAACCATTAAACAGACGTAGAGAGCCTAGGCGTCATACGTTGCAGAATGGTATTGATTACAATATG ATGAAAAGAATGAAACAAATTGAACAAGAGAAAGATGTATTACTTCAAGGCTTAGCTGCAGTCGATAAAGCCAGAGAATGGTATTTGAAACAAATATCTTCTACTCAAGAGAAAATCAAGCATCTTGGTCGTATGGGATCTCACGTG GAACAATGGACAGAAGCGCAGCAAGAACGGTTGGAATTACAACGTGCTCGCGTACTGGAAGTAAATAGACATCTGGCTGCATTAATAAGCAGTTGGGAACGCGGTGGACTCCCTCTTCATATGAATCTTGCTTTTCTTAGTACTCCAACGTCCACGCAACTACAACAGGATATATTGTCCAGGTTAAAACAACAAAATCACAGATTAACTGAA GAAGTCAGTAAAAAAAGTCAACGGATAGCATTACTCGAACAAGAAAAAGACAATTTGGTACGTGAACTGTATAATAGACAAAGTGGTATGGTCCAATCTAGAAGAGCGACAATGATCCACGAACAACATGATCAAACATTCATGTAA
- the LOC143431315 gene encoding uncharacterized protein LOC143431315, translating into MLTRSILPIILLLVIIGTLSNACDLDQMQYGCRIYNAQCRCGYGCSSEYRYNTNDDCKETLRGRRSDTCHRSKPCLNGGSCLQISSEPGFKCRCEGTGYYGPHCDKSCPGPNNQRFRGPFPYECVVI; encoded by the exons ATGCTAACAAGATCGATACTGCCAATAATTCTGCTACTCGTTATTATAG GTACGTTATCAAACGCTTGTGATTTGGATCAAATGCAATATGGATGTCGTATCTATAATGCACAATGCAGATGCGGGTACGGCTGTTCTTCTGAATACAGATATAATACTAACGACGACTGCAAAGAAACGCTAAGAG GCAGACGTAGCGATACATGTCATAGATCGAAACCATGTTTGAATGGAGGATCGTGTTTGCAAATATCATCAGAACCAGGATTTAAATGTCGCTGCGAGGGAACTGGTTATTATGGACCACACTGTGACAAAT CTTGTCCAGGACCAAATAATCAACGTTTTCGAGGACCATTTCCTTACGAATGTGTTGTGATCTAA
- the Unr gene encoding cold shock domain-containing Unr, whose protein sequence is MSNNPQWKTFQPPIMNSDPAILDYKSMTIPSSKVIAGSHQPATNIYRNGTNYSGDHYMMDSPPGNGKNNIQYAGYPNNKMSRNGVTKFPFGTFTGMEGSTGYTEEPATNNSTYQDQSENQGPRETGIIEKLLHSYGFIQCCERQARLFFHFSQFSGNIEHLKIGDPVEFEMTYDRRTGKPIASTVSKIAPEVVLSEERVTGNVTTELNTSGDTQGRISYENRGECFFLPYTKDDVEGNVTLRARDRVSFQIATNQRGNLSACHVRLENPVHPVRYRGVVCSMKENFGFIERADVVKEIFFHFSEAKSMKEELRLGDDVEFIIQSRNGKEVACNITKLPPGSIVFEEVSNEIVKGQVLKPLERGTAARHQIDPLPGRIRYRDTDHSEVEIPFGDKDQKGDFTLRHGDWVQFRIATDTRDQLKRATEILLLPESFTVSGERREQGIIAALKDGFGFIRCVDRDTRLFFHFNEVLDVDREISVGDEVEFTVIQDPPSSFSNNRQSAIRLKHLPTGTVQFETIIEKDLLGTIIQAINGVAPGLIGYTKENQQKSVIFFSKDCDPKNIPKLGDKVQFSICQVKRNKELVAVDISLVNSSGEKTQNGNKKLNGQVCQGFIAALKDGFGFIETVNHDKEIFFHFSNFEGDVSALEVGADIECTISSGNGRGNGGCVAADYVKLVPRGSIPRPTPVSEVLDGTVVRPLRSANPDQAEYAGLIKINPTNEDEDTREYEFRIMGLVNKRELLQAGDPVQLQVDSAGHACNIVAVRKKRRATVDAVKGPFGFLAYEIDEGKKLFFHMSEVRDHAILQPGDQVEFVLITNQRTGKSSACNVTRLSDAVQQRPERLISRLRTTSMEDTGPKLTIVRQPRGPDGTRGFSQERSQHTPGAIQE, encoded by the exons ATGTCCAACAATCCTCAGTGGAAAACGTTCCAGCCGCCAATCATGAACTCTGACCCTGCAATACTTGACTACAAGTCTATGACTATACCAAGTTCCAAAGTTATAGCGGGATCACACCAACCTGCAACTAATATCTATCGGAATGGCACCAACTACAGTGGTGATCATTACATGATGGATTCACCTCCTGGAAATgggaaaaataatatacagtatGCTGGTTATCCCAATAATAAGATGTCACGTAACGGAGTTACCAAGTTTCCTTTCGGAACATTCACAGGAATGGAAGGGAGCACTGGCTATACAGAAGAGCCTGCTACAAATAACTCCACTTATCAGGATCAATCCGAGAACCAAGGACCTCGGGAAACTGGAATAATTGAAAAATTATTA CATTCGTATGGATTTATACAGTGCTGTGAAAGACAAGCAAGGTTGTTCTTTCATTTTAGCCAATTTAGTGGTAATATAGAACACTTAAAAATTGGAGATCCTGTTGAATTTGAAATGACTTATGATCGACGGACAGGCAAACCTATTGCTAGTACAGTTAGTAAGATTGCTCCAGAAGTG GTGCTAAGCGAGGAGAGAGTCACTGGAAATGTAACAACGGAGTTAAATACAAGTGGCGATACACAGGGACGTATCAGTTATGAAAATCGTGGCGAGTGTTTTTTTCTGCCATATACGAAAGATGACGTTGAAGGAAATGTTACTTTACGCGCTAGAGATAGAGTGTCGTTTCAAATTGCTACTAATCAACG TGGGAATCTAAGTGCATGTCATGTAAGATTGGAGAACCCAGTACATCCAGTTCGCTATCGTGGTGTTGTGTGCTCAATGAAAGAAAATTTCGGCTTCATTGAACGTGCGGACGTAGTTAAAGAAATTTTCTTCCACTTTAGCGAAGCTAAGTCTATGAAAGAAGAACTTAGACTAGGAGACGACGTTGAATTTATAATACAATCTCGAAat GGGAAAGAGGTAGCTTGCAATATTACTAAGCTACCACCTGGTTCAATAGTCTTTGAAGAAGTGAGCAATGAAATAGTAAAGGGACAAGTACTGAAACCTCTAGAAAGAGGTACTGCAGCACGTCATCAAATTGATCCGCTGCCTGGAAgaattcgatacagagatacagATCATTCTGAAGTCGAAATTCCTTTTGGTGACAAAGATCAAAAAGGAGATTTTACTCTCAG ACATGGCGACTGGGTGCAATTTCGTATTGCTACAGATACTAGAGATCAACTCAAGAGAGCCACTGAAATATTATTATTACCTGAGTCTTTCACCGTATCGGGTGAAAGACGAGAACAAGGCATTATAGCCGCACTCAAAGATGGATTTGGCTTTATTCGTTGCGTGGATCGAGACACGCgacttttttttcattttaacgAGGTTCTGGATGTTGATAGAGAAATTAGTGTAGGAGATGAAGTGGAATTTACAGTaattcaa GATCCTCCTTCGTCAttttcaaacaatcgacaaaGTGCAATTAGATTGAAACATTTACCAACTGGTACCGTTCAGTTCGAAACGATTATAGAAAAAGATTTATTGGGCACTATAATTCAGGCCATAAATGGAGTTGCGCCTGGTCTTATTGGATATACAAAGGAAAATCAGCAAAAAAGTGTTATTTTCTTCAGTAAAGATTGCGACCCTAAGAATATTCCAAAACTTGGTGACAAA GTTCAATTTAGTATCTGTCAAGTGAAACGAAATAAAGAACTTGTTGCCGTTGACATATCTCTAGTGAATTCTTCTGGTGAGAAAACGCAGAACGGCAACAAAAAATTGAACGGTCAAGTTTGTCAAGGCTTTATTGCTGCGCTTAAAGATGGATTTGGTTTTATTGAGACTGTAAATCATgataaagaaatattttttcaCTTCAG CAATTTTGAGGGAGATGTTAGTGCTTTGGAAGTAGGAGCTGATATCGAGTGCACGATCAGTTCTGGAAATGGTAGAGGTAATGGTGGTTGCGTAGCCGCAGATTACGTTAAATTGGTACCTCGTGGAAGCATTCCTAGGCCAACACCGGTTAGCGAGGTGCTCGATGGAACGGTCGTTAGACCATTACGAAGTGCAAACCCTGACCAGGCAGAGTATGCTGGTTTAATAAAGATAAACCCTACTAACGAAGACGAGGATACTCGGGAATATGAATTCAGGATTATGGGACTTGTCAACAAACGCGAGCTGTTACAGGCTGGTGATCCTGTACAATTACAGGTGGATTCAGCAGGTCACGCATGTAATATCGTAGCTGTTAGGAAAAAGAGGAGGGCGACAGTTGATGCGGTAAAAGGCCCTTTTGGTTTTCTCGCTTACGAAATTGATGAGGGTAAGAAGCTATTCTTCCACATGAGTGAGGTTCGAGATCATGCAATACTTCAACCGGGAGACCAAGTGGAATTCGTTCTGattacgaatcaacgtactGGTAAATCATCTGCATGCAATGTGACGCGGTTAAG CGACGCGGTTCAACAACGACCCGAACGTTTAATCAGTCGATTACGTACTACATCCATGGAAGATACAGGTCCTAAATTAACAATAGTCAGACAACCAAGAGGGCCAGACGGCACACGCGGATTTAGTCAGGAACGATCCCAGCATACCCCTGGTGCCATCCAAGAGTAA
- the LOC143425709 gene encoding ataxin-3 isoform X3: MDTIFHEKQEGFLCAQHCLNALLQGSYYNAVDLASLGHQMDEEERIRMAESGVDSEDYRLFLEQPSGNMDDSGYFSVQMKAYICNYKGHWFTIRKIGKQWFNLNSVLSGPELISDTYLSMYLAQLLQEGYSIFIVIGVLPACVADDILLKNPIESITKGQTSLKTKTKGQKCFGFTGISNNVILNTCTRVLPSKEKISTSKPQEKIIPIKIEKTDEEDDENAELQRALQLSFEENKRNDVDKYLKLSLDFHDYNKKTCGTDDVDEDDDLRRALQLSLECATAPSTPESEDLHWRQLNHFGTYSRTSNGETSQKLNI, encoded by the exons ATGGATACCATATTTCACGAAAAG CAAGAAGGGTTTTTATGCGCACAACACTGTTTAAATGCACTTTTACAAGGATCGTATTACAATGCTGTAGATCTAGCTAGTTTAGGTCATCAAATGGATGAAGAGGAGAGGATAAGAATGGCAGAGTCTGGTGTTGACAGCGAAGATTACAGACTCTTTCTGGAG CAACCATCAGGAAACATGGATGACAGTGGATACTTCTCAGTTCAA ATGAAAGCATATATTTGTAACTACAAAGGTCATTGGTTCACTATAAGGAAAATTGGAAAGCAGTGGTTTAATTTAAATTCAGTGCTAAGTGGGCCAGAACTTATATCGGACACTTATCTCTCAATGTATTTAGCACAGTTGTTACAAGAAG GTTATTCTATTTTTATTGTTATCGGTGTACTCCCTGCATGCGTTGCGGACGATATTCTTTTGAAAAATCCCATAGAATCTATAACAAAGGGGCAGACGTCGTtgaaaacaaaaacaaaag GTCAAAAGTGTTTTGGTTTTACAGGTATAAGTAATAATGTGATACTAAATACGTGTACAAGAGTATTACCGAGTAAAGAAAAAATATCGACAAGCAAACCACAAGAAAAGATAATTcctataaaaattgaaaaaaccGATGAGGAAGACGATGAGAATGCAGAATTACAAAGAGCGCTTCAATTAAGTTTTGAAGAAAACAAAAGGAATGATGTAGACAAGTATCTGAAGTTAAGTTTGGATTTCCATGACTATAATAAAAAAACATGTGGAACAGATGATGTGGATGAggatgacgacttaagaagagcGCTTCAATTAAGTTTAGAATGCGCTACCGCTCCATCAACACCAGAATCAGAAGACTTACATTGGCGTCAATTAAATCACTTTGGTACATACTCTAGGACATCAAACGGGGAAACATCACAAAAActgaatatttaa
- the LOC143425709 gene encoding ataxin-3-like protein isoform X4, protein MDEEERIRMAESGVDSEDYRLFLEQPSGNMDDSGYFSVQVISSALKVWGLELIPYNSTESAAIMAQNDPLQMKAYICNYKGHWFTIRKIGKQWFNLNSVLSGPELISDTYLSMYLAQLLQEGYSIFIVIGVLPACVADDILLKNPIESITKGQTSLKTKTKGQKCFGFTGISNNVILNTCTRVLPSKEKISTSKPQEKIIPIKIEKTDEEDDENAELQRALQLSFEENKRNDVDKYLKLSLDFHDYNKKTCGTDDVDEDDDLRRALQLSLECATAPSTPESEDLHWRQLNHFGTYSRTSNGETSQKLNI, encoded by the exons ATGGATGAAGAGGAGAGGATAAGAATGGCAGAGTCTGGTGTTGACAGCGAAGATTACAGACTCTTTCTGGAG CAACCATCAGGAAACATGGATGACAGTGGATACTTCTCAGTTCAAGTAATTAGCAGTGCGTTAAAAGTTTGGGGATTAGAGTTAATTCCATATAATAGTACGGAATCCGCAGCTATAATGGCGCAAAATGACCCTTT ACAGATGAAAGCATATATTTGTAACTACAAAGGTCATTGGTTCACTATAAGGAAAATTGGAAAGCAGTGGTTTAATTTAAATTCAGTGCTAAGTGGGCCAGAACTTATATCGGACACTTATCTCTCAATGTATTTAGCACAGTTGTTACAAGAAG GTTATTCTATTTTTATTGTTATCGGTGTACTCCCTGCATGCGTTGCGGACGATATTCTTTTGAAAAATCCCATAGAATCTATAACAAAGGGGCAGACGTCGTtgaaaacaaaaacaaaag GTCAAAAGTGTTTTGGTTTTACAGGTATAAGTAATAATGTGATACTAAATACGTGTACAAGAGTATTACCGAGTAAAGAAAAAATATCGACAAGCAAACCACAAGAAAAGATAATTcctataaaaattgaaaaaaccGATGAGGAAGACGATGAGAATGCAGAATTACAAAGAGCGCTTCAATTAAGTTTTGAAGAAAACAAAAGGAATGATGTAGACAAGTATCTGAAGTTAAGTTTGGATTTCCATGACTATAATAAAAAAACATGTGGAACAGATGATGTGGATGAggatgacgacttaagaagagcGCTTCAATTAAGTTTAGAATGCGCTACCGCTCCATCAACACCAGAATCAGAAGACTTACATTGGCGTCAATTAAATCACTTTGGTACATACTCTAGGACATCAAACGGGGAAACATCACAAAAActgaatatttaa
- the LOC143425709 gene encoding ataxin-3-like protein isoform X5 — MDDSGYFSVQVISSALKVWGLELIPYNSTESAAIMAQNDPLQMKAYICNYKGHWFTIRKIGKQWFNLNSVLSGPELISDTYLSMYLAQLLQEGYSIFIVIGVLPACVADDILLKNPIESITKGQTSLKTKTKGQKCFGFTGISNNVILNTCTRVLPSKEKISTSKPQEKIIPIKIEKTDEEDDENAELQRALQLSFEENKRNDVDKYLKLSLDFHDYNKKTCGTDDVDEDDDLRRALQLSLECATAPSTPESEDLHWRQLNHFGTYSRTSNGETSQKLNI; from the exons ATGGATGACAGTGGATACTTCTCAGTTCAAGTAATTAGCAGTGCGTTAAAAGTTTGGGGATTAGAGTTAATTCCATATAATAGTACGGAATCCGCAGCTATAATGGCGCAAAATGACCCTTT ACAGATGAAAGCATATATTTGTAACTACAAAGGTCATTGGTTCACTATAAGGAAAATTGGAAAGCAGTGGTTTAATTTAAATTCAGTGCTAAGTGGGCCAGAACTTATATCGGACACTTATCTCTCAATGTATTTAGCACAGTTGTTACAAGAAG GTTATTCTATTTTTATTGTTATCGGTGTACTCCCTGCATGCGTTGCGGACGATATTCTTTTGAAAAATCCCATAGAATCTATAACAAAGGGGCAGACGTCGTtgaaaacaaaaacaaaag GTCAAAAGTGTTTTGGTTTTACAGGTATAAGTAATAATGTGATACTAAATACGTGTACAAGAGTATTACCGAGTAAAGAAAAAATATCGACAAGCAAACCACAAGAAAAGATAATTcctataaaaattgaaaaaaccGATGAGGAAGACGATGAGAATGCAGAATTACAAAGAGCGCTTCAATTAAGTTTTGAAGAAAACAAAAGGAATGATGTAGACAAGTATCTGAAGTTAAGTTTGGATTTCCATGACTATAATAAAAAAACATGTGGAACAGATGATGTGGATGAggatgacgacttaagaagagcGCTTCAATTAAGTTTAGAATGCGCTACCGCTCCATCAACACCAGAATCAGAAGACTTACATTGGCGTCAATTAAATCACTTTGGTACATACTCTAGGACATCAAACGGGGAAACATCACAAAAActgaatatttaa
- the LOC143425709 gene encoding ataxin-3 isoform X1 has product MDTIFHEKQEGFLCAQHCLNALLQGSYYNAVDLASLGHQMDEEERIRMAESGVDSEDYRLFLEQPSGNMDDSGYFSVQVISSALKVWGLELIPYNSTESAAIMAQNDPLQMKAYICNYKGHWFTIRKIGKQWFNLNSVLSGPELISDTYLSMYLAQLLQEGYSIFIVIGVLPACVADDILLKNPIESITKGQTSLKTKTKGQKCFGFTGISNNVILNTCTRVLPSKEKISTSKPQEKIIPIKIEKTDEEDDENAELQRALQLSFEENKRNDVDKYLKLSLDFHDYNKKTCGTDDVDEDDDLRRALQLSLECATAPSTPESEDLHWRQLNHFGTYSRTSNGETSQKLNI; this is encoded by the exons ATGGATACCATATTTCACGAAAAG CAAGAAGGGTTTTTATGCGCACAACACTGTTTAAATGCACTTTTACAAGGATCGTATTACAATGCTGTAGATCTAGCTAGTTTAGGTCATCAAATGGATGAAGAGGAGAGGATAAGAATGGCAGAGTCTGGTGTTGACAGCGAAGATTACAGACTCTTTCTGGAG CAACCATCAGGAAACATGGATGACAGTGGATACTTCTCAGTTCAAGTAATTAGCAGTGCGTTAAAAGTTTGGGGATTAGAGTTAATTCCATATAATAGTACGGAATCCGCAGCTATAATGGCGCAAAATGACCCTTT ACAGATGAAAGCATATATTTGTAACTACAAAGGTCATTGGTTCACTATAAGGAAAATTGGAAAGCAGTGGTTTAATTTAAATTCAGTGCTAAGTGGGCCAGAACTTATATCGGACACTTATCTCTCAATGTATTTAGCACAGTTGTTACAAGAAG GTTATTCTATTTTTATTGTTATCGGTGTACTCCCTGCATGCGTTGCGGACGATATTCTTTTGAAAAATCCCATAGAATCTATAACAAAGGGGCAGACGTCGTtgaaaacaaaaacaaaag GTCAAAAGTGTTTTGGTTTTACAGGTATAAGTAATAATGTGATACTAAATACGTGTACAAGAGTATTACCGAGTAAAGAAAAAATATCGACAAGCAAACCACAAGAAAAGATAATTcctataaaaattgaaaaaaccGATGAGGAAGACGATGAGAATGCAGAATTACAAAGAGCGCTTCAATTAAGTTTTGAAGAAAACAAAAGGAATGATGTAGACAAGTATCTGAAGTTAAGTTTGGATTTCCATGACTATAATAAAAAAACATGTGGAACAGATGATGTGGATGAggatgacgacttaagaagagcGCTTCAATTAAGTTTAGAATGCGCTACCGCTCCATCAACACCAGAATCAGAAGACTTACATTGGCGTCAATTAAATCACTTTGGTACATACTCTAGGACATCAAACGGGGAAACATCACAAAAActgaatatttaa
- the LOC143425709 gene encoding ataxin-3 isoform X2, giving the protein MDTIFHEKQEGFLCAQHCLNALLQGSYYNAVDLASLGHQMDEEERIRMAESGVDSEDYRLFLEQPSGNMDDSGYFSVQVISSALKVWGLELIPYNSTESAAIMAQNDPLQMKAYICNYKGHWFTIRKIGKQWFNLNSVLSGPELISDTYLSMYLAQLLQEGYSIFIVIGVLPACVADDILLKNPIESITKGQTSLKTKTKGISNNVILNTCTRVLPSKEKISTSKPQEKIIPIKIEKTDEEDDENAELQRALQLSFEENKRNDVDKYLKLSLDFHDYNKKTCGTDDVDEDDDLRRALQLSLECATAPSTPESEDLHWRQLNHFGTYSRTSNGETSQKLNI; this is encoded by the exons ATGGATACCATATTTCACGAAAAG CAAGAAGGGTTTTTATGCGCACAACACTGTTTAAATGCACTTTTACAAGGATCGTATTACAATGCTGTAGATCTAGCTAGTTTAGGTCATCAAATGGATGAAGAGGAGAGGATAAGAATGGCAGAGTCTGGTGTTGACAGCGAAGATTACAGACTCTTTCTGGAG CAACCATCAGGAAACATGGATGACAGTGGATACTTCTCAGTTCAAGTAATTAGCAGTGCGTTAAAAGTTTGGGGATTAGAGTTAATTCCATATAATAGTACGGAATCCGCAGCTATAATGGCGCAAAATGACCCTTT ACAGATGAAAGCATATATTTGTAACTACAAAGGTCATTGGTTCACTATAAGGAAAATTGGAAAGCAGTGGTTTAATTTAAATTCAGTGCTAAGTGGGCCAGAACTTATATCGGACACTTATCTCTCAATGTATTTAGCACAGTTGTTACAAGAAG GTTATTCTATTTTTATTGTTATCGGTGTACTCCCTGCATGCGTTGCGGACGATATTCTTTTGAAAAATCCCATAGAATCTATAACAAAGGGGCAGACGTCGTtgaaaacaaaaacaaaag GTATAAGTAATAATGTGATACTAAATACGTGTACAAGAGTATTACCGAGTAAAGAAAAAATATCGACAAGCAAACCACAAGAAAAGATAATTcctataaaaattgaaaaaaccGATGAGGAAGACGATGAGAATGCAGAATTACAAAGAGCGCTTCAATTAAGTTTTGAAGAAAACAAAAGGAATGATGTAGACAAGTATCTGAAGTTAAGTTTGGATTTCCATGACTATAATAAAAAAACATGTGGAACAGATGATGTGGATGAggatgacgacttaagaagagcGCTTCAATTAAGTTTAGAATGCGCTACCGCTCCATCAACACCAGAATCAGAAGACTTACATTGGCGTCAATTAAATCACTTTGGTACATACTCTAGGACATCAAACGGGGAAACATCACAAAAActgaatatttaa